The Gillisia sp. Hel_I_86 genome has a segment encoding these proteins:
- a CDS encoding ligase-associated DNA damage response DEXH box helicase, translated as MKSKEVKLKKTELYDLGKDWFKDQGWKPFPFQTQTWKTYLQNKNGLLNAPTGSGKTYALWVPIVLEYIKKNPDYKSKHKKGLKAIWITPLRALSVEIEQSARRFAEEMGTQLTVGIRTGDTSQKERTAQKRMMPDLLITTPESLQLLLSSKGYDKTFKDLNAIVMDEWHELLGTKRGVQVELGLSRLKIISPKMKIWGISATIGNLQEAREVLLGPDSEAFKNSELIRAELNKKISVKSIIPAKMEKFPWRGHLGLHLIAEVVPIINNSRTTLIFTNTRSQCELWFQRLMEKYPEFAGDVAMHHGSINKETRLWVEQAIRNESLKAVVCTSSLDLGVDFAPVETIIQIGGPKGVARFIQRAGRSGHQPGKESVIYFFPTHAIELIEASALQKAVNKTVVEDRIPYLLSFDVLVQYLTTLAVSNGFFPAEIYPEIKSTFCFQGITEEQWLWVLNFITKGSQSLQAYDEYKKVEIEEDGRFKVNDRGVAMRHRLQIGTIVGDAVLSVKYMKGGFIGSIEEWFISKLNPGDVFTFAGRNLELVLIKNMQVIVKSSKSKTSRVPSWQGGRMTFSAQMSELLREEMYEASASVKNASKKEINKGKGSKFSEELIALAPIFKRQLKESIIPNNEEFLIETFRTREGYHAIFYPFEGRFVHEALGSLLAYRISLLLPISFTLAFNDYGFELLSDQEIDMKQVLDNDLFSAEYLMDDLYKSLNATEMARRKFRDVAVIAGLVFTGYPNKLIKTKHLQSNSQLLFSVFRDYEPDNLLFLQAFRETFEHQLEEGRLRKALERISRQEIIWKACKKPTPFSFPIITDRLREKLTSEKVEDRIRKMLKSLEK; from the coding sequence ATGAAAAGTAAGGAGGTGAAATTAAAAAAAACTGAACTTTACGATCTTGGAAAAGATTGGTTTAAGGATCAAGGTTGGAAGCCTTTCCCTTTTCAAACCCAAACTTGGAAAACTTACCTTCAGAATAAAAACGGACTTTTAAATGCGCCTACAGGGAGCGGTAAGACCTATGCATTGTGGGTGCCCATCGTCTTGGAATACATCAAGAAAAACCCAGATTATAAGTCCAAACATAAAAAAGGCTTAAAAGCGATCTGGATCACTCCCTTGCGGGCACTTTCTGTGGAAATTGAACAATCTGCCAGAAGGTTTGCCGAAGAAATGGGCACTCAGCTAACAGTAGGAATTAGAACCGGGGATACCTCCCAAAAAGAACGTACTGCACAAAAGCGAATGATGCCAGATTTGCTGATCACAACGCCGGAAAGCTTACAGTTATTATTGTCCTCTAAAGGATATGATAAAACCTTTAAAGATCTCAATGCGATTGTAATGGATGAATGGCACGAATTGTTGGGCACCAAACGAGGAGTGCAGGTAGAATTGGGATTGTCCAGACTAAAAATAATTTCTCCAAAAATGAAGATCTGGGGCATCTCTGCAACCATTGGAAACCTGCAAGAAGCGAGAGAAGTTTTATTGGGGCCAGATTCCGAAGCCTTTAAAAATTCAGAATTGATACGAGCCGAACTCAACAAAAAAATCTCTGTAAAATCGATTATTCCCGCTAAAATGGAAAAATTTCCATGGCGCGGGCATTTAGGATTGCACTTAATTGCAGAGGTAGTTCCAATTATCAACAATTCAAGAACAACTTTAATATTTACCAATACCCGGTCGCAATGCGAGTTGTGGTTTCAGAGATTGATGGAGAAATATCCTGAATTTGCCGGCGATGTTGCGATGCATCATGGAAGTATCAATAAAGAAACGAGGCTTTGGGTAGAACAGGCCATTAGAAATGAATCCCTAAAAGCGGTGGTTTGCACTTCTAGTTTAGATCTGGGAGTAGATTTTGCGCCTGTGGAAACCATCATTCAGATTGGTGGTCCCAAAGGGGTGGCACGGTTTATTCAGCGGGCTGGAAGGAGCGGACATCAACCCGGAAAGGAAAGTGTGATCTATTTTTTCCCAACACATGCTATAGAGTTGATCGAGGCTTCTGCTTTACAAAAGGCGGTAAATAAAACGGTGGTGGAAGACAGGATTCCCTATTTATTGAGTTTCGATGTTCTGGTACAGTACCTTACCACTTTAGCCGTTTCCAACGGATTTTTTCCAGCCGAAATCTACCCAGAAATAAAATCCACTTTTTGTTTTCAAGGAATTACAGAAGAGCAGTGGCTTTGGGTGCTTAATTTTATAACCAAGGGTAGCCAGAGTTTACAAGCCTACGATGAGTATAAGAAAGTGGAGATTGAAGAGGATGGAAGATTTAAGGTGAACGACCGCGGTGTTGCAATGCGCCATCGCTTGCAAATTGGAACCATAGTGGGCGATGCCGTACTTAGCGTAAAATATATGAAAGGTGGCTTTATTGGCAGTATTGAGGAATGGTTTATTTCGAAATTAAATCCGGGAGATGTATTTACGTTTGCAGGTAGAAATCTGGAACTGGTACTTATTAAAAACATGCAAGTAATCGTGAAGTCATCTAAAAGCAAGACCTCTCGCGTGCCAAGCTGGCAAGGAGGAAGAATGACTTTTTCTGCACAGATGAGTGAATTGCTTCGCGAGGAAATGTATGAAGCTTCAGCTTCGGTAAAGAATGCTTCAAAAAAAGAGATCAACAAGGGAAAAGGATCAAAATTTTCAGAAGAACTTATTGCCCTGGCACCTATTTTTAAGAGACAATTAAAAGAATCCATCATTCCAAATAACGAAGAATTCTTGATTGAAACCTTTAGAACAAGGGAAGGGTATCATGCCATTTTTTATCCTTTTGAAGGCAGATTTGTGCATGAAGCTTTAGGCAGTTTGTTGGCATATCGAATCAGTTTGTTATTGCCTATTAGTTTTACTTTGGCTTTTAACGATTACGGTTTCGAGTTACTTTCCGACCAGGAAATCGATATGAAACAAGTATTGGATAACGATCTTTTTTCTGCGGAATATTTAATGGACGATTTGTACAAGAGTTTAAATGCCACAGAGATGGCGAGAAGAAAATTTAGGGATGTAGCCGTAATTGCAGGCTTGGTGTTTACGGGCTACCCAAATAAATTGATCAAGACCAAACATTTGCAATCCAATTCCCAATTGCTTTTTAGTGTATTCAGGGATTATGAGCCAGATAATTTGTTGTTTTTACAGGCATTTAGGGAAACTTTTGAGCACCAATTGGAAGAAGGCCGATTGCGAAAGGCATTAGAACGAATTTCCAGACAAGAAATAATATGGAAAGCTTGTAAAAAACCAACGCCGTTTTCTTTTCCTATAATTACAGATAGGTTACGGGAAAAATTAACCTCAGAAAAGGTGGAAGACCGTATTCGAAAAATGCTGAAATCGCTTGAAAAGTGA
- the pdeM gene encoding ligase-associated DNA damage response endonuclease PdeM has translation MLENIQLGDQHFILHPSGVMFWEEQEILLISDVHLGKISHFRKFGSAVPYAAISENFKNLTIAVDFFAPKIICFLGDLFHSSLNVEWDLFTDWATKTSASIVLVAGNHDIISGLKYEALGIKIFSEIIQNNILLTHHPEERDGFYNICGHLHPGFKLKGVGRQMVKLRCFYQNQQQLIMPAFGEFTGNFWISPNEGDRVFAITKKEVILVY, from the coding sequence GTGTTAGAAAATATCCAATTAGGCGATCAGCATTTTATATTACACCCTTCTGGAGTGATGTTCTGGGAAGAGCAAGAAATACTGCTTATAAGCGATGTGCATTTAGGGAAGATTTCGCATTTCAGGAAATTCGGAAGCGCTGTGCCTTACGCCGCGATTTCAGAAAATTTCAAAAATTTAACCATAGCAGTAGATTTTTTCGCTCCCAAAATCATTTGTTTTCTGGGTGATCTTTTTCATAGTTCTTTGAATGTAGAATGGGATCTATTCACAGATTGGGCAACCAAAACTAGTGCTTCAATTGTTCTAGTGGCTGGGAATCATGATATTATTTCAGGATTAAAATATGAAGCTCTTGGGATTAAAATATTTTCGGAAATTATTCAAAATAACATTTTGTTAACCCACCATCCTGAAGAACGAGATGGGTTTTACAACATTTGCGGACACCTGCACCCAGGTTTCAAATTGAAGGGAGTTGGACGACAAATGGTAAAATTGCGATGTTTTTACCAAAACCAACAACAATTAATTATGCCTGCATTTGGGGAATTTACTGGGAATTTTTGGATTTCGCCCAATGAAGGTGACCGTGTATTTGCAATAACTAAAAAAGAAGTAATTTTAGTTTACTAA
- a CDS encoding tryptophan-rich sensory protein encodes MNGNYSVLNLLSVLFTIMMSYFSQILRLNNNTIRELSLENDTLFTPSGFTFAIWGIIYIGLLIMAGHQLYRTFINDEDELNFQTGPWFIIANVANALWVIVWLYEYAILSVFFMLIILFSLIKLILLNNMERWDAPFKTIAFFWWPICLYSGWITVATIANISSVLVKYDWNGWGLSEPLWATIMIVVALLINLLMIYTRNMREFALVGVWAFIGIYFKNMAQEPNVAYVAMGAAILVFLNIAYHGFVNRKTNPMYKLVNGKLL; translated from the coding sequence ATGAACGGGAATTATTCGGTGTTAAATTTATTGTCTGTCCTGTTCACCATAATGATGAGTTATTTCTCTCAAATTCTTAGGCTTAATAATAACACTATAAGAGAGCTTAGTTTGGAAAACGATACGCTGTTTACACCATCCGGGTTTACATTTGCCATTTGGGGAATAATTTATATTGGCTTGTTAATAATGGCTGGTCATCAATTATATAGAACTTTTATAAATGACGAGGACGAATTGAACTTTCAAACAGGACCTTGGTTTATTATCGCAAATGTTGCAAATGCTCTTTGGGTGATCGTTTGGCTATATGAGTACGCTATTTTATCGGTGTTTTTTATGCTCATTATTTTATTTAGTCTCATAAAATTAATCCTACTTAATAATATGGAACGTTGGGATGCCCCCTTTAAAACCATTGCATTTTTTTGGTGGCCCATTTGCTTGTATTCTGGGTGGATCACTGTGGCGACAATTGCAAATATTTCTTCGGTGCTTGTAAAATATGACTGGAATGGCTGGGGACTGAGTGAACCGCTATGGGCAACTATTATGATTGTAGTTGCGCTGCTTATTAATCTACTAATGATCTACACAAGAAATATGCGGGAATTTGCACTGGTTGGGGTTTGGGCATTTATTGGGATTTATTTCAAAAACATGGCACAAGAGCCTAATGTGGCTTATGTTGCCATGGGTGCTGCCATCTTAGTGTTTTTGAATATCGCATACCATGGGTTTGTAAACAGAAAGACCAACCCCATGTACAAATTGGTAAACGGGAAGTTGCTTTAG
- the mfd gene encoding transcription-repair coupling factor: protein MSKSTIAQTFAKSLQQQKLGDFIASSEKNNSKVQLKGLVGSALSYVISNAFEEAESPFLLIFNDKEEAAYYLNDLEQLMGDKNVLFYPGSYRRPYELEETDNANVLLRAEVLNRINSRKKPALIVTYPDALFEKVVTRKELEKSTLKISVNDQLSLDFVNEVLFEYKFKRVDFVTEPGEFSVRGGIIDVFSFSNDEPYRIEFFGDEVDSIRSFDVETQLSTDKVKKISVMPNVEHKRLDEVRESFLKYVSSKTVVLIKNAELLAGAMDKLFQKAEDAFGKLSEEIKHNTPEELFCTSGLLTTQLEEFKVVDLGTSNLRHPVPTAIGIVSGSNQKKTLNQVQGDASIIEFHTKPQPSFNKQFELLIDNLIENHEEGYTNYIFCVSEQQAKRFHDIFEDQDREVKYHTVVLSMYQGFIDPDSKMVCYTDHQIFERYHKFHLKNGYAKKQAITIKELTNLEVGDYVTHIDHGIGKFGGLQKIDVEGKMQEAIKLFYGERDILYLSIHSLHKISKFNGKDGKPPKIYKLGSNAWKSLKQKTKARVKHIAYNLIELYAKRRTQEGFQYGPDSYLQLELEASFLYEDTPDQSTATADVKEDMESPRPMDRLVCGDVGFGKTEVAIRAAFKAVDNGKQVAILVPTTILAFQHHKTFTERLKDFPVTVDYLNRFRTAKERRETLEDLEKGKVDIIIGTHQLVNKAVKFKDLGLLIVDEEQKFGVAVKDKLKTIKENVDTLTLTATPIPRTLQFSLMAARDLSTITTPPPNRYPIETNVIRFGEETIRDAVTYEIQRGGQVFFIHNRIENIKEVAGMIQRLVPDAKVGVGHGQMEGKKLEKLMLSFMNGEFDVLVSTTIVESGLDVTNANTIFINNANNFGLSDLHQMRGRVGRSNKKAFCYFITPPYSAMTDDARKRITALEQFSELGSGINIAMKDLEIRGAGDLLGGEQSGFMNEIGFDTYQKILNEAIEELKENEFKDLYEDTEDVDDKVYVKDAQIDTDFELLFPDDYINNITERLNLYTQLNNIKSEEELLKFEADLEDRFGELPTQAIDLLNSVRIKWIAAHIGLEKVIMKHGKFIGYFLSDQQSRFYQTPIFTKVLQYVQTHSHSCTMKEKQTRAGLRLLLTFEKITSIDRALKVLQPLDFRVKVEEEAKV from the coding sequence ATGAGTAAGTCTACTATTGCCCAAACCTTTGCAAAGTCTCTGCAACAGCAGAAACTTGGGGATTTTATTGCCTCTTCTGAAAAAAACAATTCGAAAGTTCAATTAAAAGGCCTTGTAGGATCGGCATTATCCTATGTGATCTCGAATGCTTTTGAAGAAGCTGAGAGTCCGTTTTTGCTGATTTTCAACGATAAGGAGGAAGCTGCCTATTATTTGAACGATCTGGAACAATTAATGGGTGATAAAAATGTACTTTTTTATCCCGGGAGTTATCGTAGGCCTTACGAATTGGAAGAGACCGACAATGCCAATGTGCTTTTGCGGGCGGAAGTTTTAAACAGGATCAATTCCAGAAAGAAACCGGCACTTATTGTTACCTATCCAGATGCGTTGTTCGAAAAAGTGGTGACCAGAAAAGAGCTCGAAAAAAGCACATTGAAGATCTCTGTCAACGATCAGCTTTCTTTGGATTTTGTGAATGAAGTGCTATTTGAATATAAGTTCAAAAGAGTGGATTTTGTGACAGAACCGGGAGAGTTTTCGGTGAGAGGTGGAATTATAGATGTGTTTTCTTTCAGTAACGACGAACCATATAGAATAGAATTTTTTGGAGATGAGGTAGATAGCATTCGGAGTTTCGATGTGGAAACGCAACTCTCTACAGATAAGGTGAAGAAGATATCGGTGATGCCCAATGTGGAGCATAAGCGCCTTGATGAGGTGCGGGAAAGCTTCTTGAAATATGTTTCATCTAAAACAGTGGTACTTATCAAAAATGCTGAGTTACTGGCTGGAGCTATGGACAAGCTTTTCCAAAAGGCGGAAGATGCCTTTGGCAAGCTTTCAGAAGAAATAAAGCATAATACCCCAGAAGAATTATTTTGCACTTCAGGTTTGCTTACAACTCAATTAGAAGAATTTAAGGTGGTGGACTTAGGAACGTCCAATTTACGTCATCCTGTTCCGACAGCTATCGGAATTGTTTCAGGATCCAATCAGAAAAAGACCCTGAATCAAGTTCAGGGTGACGCTTCAATAATAGAATTCCATACCAAGCCGCAACCTTCGTTCAATAAACAATTCGAATTATTGATCGATAATTTAATTGAAAATCACGAGGAAGGGTATACCAATTATATTTTTTGTGTAAGCGAGCAACAGGCAAAGCGTTTCCACGATATTTTTGAAGATCAGGATCGGGAAGTGAAATATCACACAGTGGTGCTTTCTATGTATCAAGGCTTTATAGATCCAGATTCTAAGATGGTTTGCTATACAGATCATCAAATCTTTGAGCGCTACCATAAATTCCATTTAAAGAATGGTTATGCCAAAAAACAGGCCATCACTATAAAAGAATTGACCAATTTAGAAGTAGGGGATTATGTAACCCATATCGATCACGGAATTGGAAAGTTTGGCGGACTTCAAAAAATAGATGTTGAAGGAAAAATGCAGGAAGCCATCAAATTGTTTTATGGAGAAAGGGATATTTTATACCTCAGTATTCATTCGCTTCATAAAATTTCCAAATTCAATGGAAAAGATGGGAAACCACCAAAAATATATAAATTAGGTAGTAATGCCTGGAAAAGTTTAAAGCAGAAAACAAAAGCCAGGGTAAAACATATCGCGTATAATTTAATTGAATTGTATGCGAAAAGACGAACTCAGGAAGGATTTCAATATGGGCCAGACTCTTATTTGCAATTGGAGCTGGAAGCTTCATTTTTATATGAAGACACACCAGATCAAAGTACAGCAACTGCAGATGTGAAGGAAGACATGGAAAGCCCAAGGCCAATGGATAGATTGGTTTGTGGCGATGTAGGTTTTGGAAAAACAGAAGTGGCTATTCGTGCGGCTTTTAAAGCGGTAGATAATGGAAAGCAAGTGGCTATTTTAGTGCCGACTACCATTTTGGCATTTCAGCATCATAAAACTTTTACCGAACGATTAAAGGATTTCCCCGTAACGGTAGATTATTTAAACAGGTTTAGAACGGCAAAAGAACGTAGGGAAACTCTGGAAGATCTTGAAAAAGGGAAAGTCGATATTATTATAGGAACGCATCAATTAGTGAACAAAGCCGTAAAATTTAAAGATTTGGGCTTATTGATCGTAGATGAAGAACAAAAATTTGGAGTAGCAGTAAAGGATAAACTGAAAACCATCAAAGAGAATGTTGATACGCTTACTTTAACTGCAACGCCTATTCCGCGTACGCTTCAATTTAGTTTGATGGCGGCGAGGGATCTTTCCACTATCACCACTCCGCCGCCCAACAGATATCCTATCGAGACCAATGTAATTCGGTTTGGAGAAGAGACTATTCGAGATGCGGTTACTTATGAAATTCAGCGTGGAGGGCAGGTGTTCTTTATTCATAATAGGATTGAAAATATCAAGGAAGTTGCCGGGATGATCCAGCGCTTGGTGCCGGATGCCAAAGTTGGTGTGGGCCATGGGCAAATGGAAGGGAAAAAACTCGAGAAACTGATGTTGAGTTTTATGAACGGGGAGTTCGATGTACTTGTTTCTACTACGATTGTTGAAAGCGGATTGGATGTGACCAATGCCAATACCATTTTTATCAATAACGCGAATAACTTCGGGTTATCAGATCTGCACCAGATGAGGGGACGGGTTGGGCGAAGCAATAAAAAGGCGTTTTGTTACTTTATTACCCCGCCATATTCTGCAATGACCGATGACGCTAGAAAAAGGATCACAGCATTAGAGCAATTCTCGGAGTTGGGAAGCGGGATCAACATTGCGATGAAAGATCTTGAAATTCGCGGTGCAGGAGATCTTTTGGGAGGAGAGCAAAGCGGATTTATGAATGAAATCGGCTTTGATACCTATCAGAAAATATTGAATGAAGCTATTGAAGAATTGAAAGAAAATGAATTCAAGGACCTTTATGAGGATACCGAGGATGTAGATGATAAGGTGTACGTGAAAGATGCACAAATCGATACCGACTTTGAACTGTTGTTCCCGGATGATTATATCAATAACATTACAGAACGACTGAACCTTTATACGCAATTAAATAATATTAAATCTGAAGAAGAGCTTCTTAAGTTTGAAGCTGATCTGGAAGACCGATTTGGAGAATTGCCAACACAGGCGATAGATCTTTTAAACAGTGTGCGCATCAAATGGATCGCAGCTCACATTGGTTTGGAGAAAGTGATTATGAAACATGGAAAATTCATTGGGTATTTCCTTTCAGATCAGCAATCCAGATTCTATCAGACACCAATTTTTACCAAGGTATTACAATATGTGCAAACACATTCGCATTCCTGCACCATGAAAGAAAAACAAACCAGGGCAGGATTGCGATTATTATTAACTTTTGAAAAAATAACCTCTATAGATCGGGCTTTAAAAGTTTTACAGCCCTTGGATTTTAGGGTGAAAGTGGAGGAAGAGGCGAAAGTATAA
- a CDS encoding YraN family protein produces MAFHNELGKRGEELAVSYLLKHGYKIVATNFRHQKAEVDIIARKGDILAIIEVKTRSTPDFGNPQDFVKGKQIQNLVKAVDFFVIEHNLDVEVRFDIIAIIKNKSGTKIEHLENAFLYF; encoded by the coding sequence ATGGCATTTCACAACGAGCTCGGTAAAAGGGGAGAGGAACTGGCAGTTTCATATCTTTTAAAGCATGGCTATAAAATCGTGGCCACGAACTTTAGACATCAAAAAGCTGAAGTGGATATCATTGCCAGAAAAGGGGATATTTTGGCAATTATAGAAGTCAAGACCCGCAGCACTCCAGATTTTGGAAATCCCCAAGATTTTGTGAAAGGGAAACAAATCCAGAACCTCGTAAAAGCAGTCGATTTTTTCGTGATCGAACATAATCTGGATGTGGAAGTTCGATTCGATATTATAGCGATTATCAAGAATAAGTCTGGCACCAAAATAGAGCATTTGGAAAATGCTTTTTTGTATTTTTAA
- the metG gene encoding methionine--tRNA ligase gives MSNSPQRYTITAALPYTNGPIHIGHLAGVYVPADIYVRYLRMQGKDVAFVCGSDEHGVAIPMKAKKEGVTPQQLIDKYHGIIKQSFVDFGVTFDNYSRTSSKIHHETASEFFKKLYEDGKFIEETTEQLYDAEANQFLADRFVTGTCPKCGNPEAYGDQCESCGSSLNATDLIKPKSAITGAVPSMKETKHWFLPLDQYEGFLREWILKGHKKDWKANVYGQVKSWVDEGLRARAVTRDLDWGIPVPVEGAEGKVLYVWFDAPIGYISSTKEWAAREGKNWEDYWKKKDTKMVHFIGKDNIVFHCIIFPIMLKAEGSYILPENVPANEFLNLEGKKLSTSKNWAVWLHEYLEDFPNQQDVLRYTLTANAPETKDNDFTWKDFQARNNNELVAIFGNFINRAVVLTDKYYEGVVPAPGDFTEVDEETLAAVKAYPAVIASSLERYRFREAQGELMNLARLGNKYLADEEPWKVIKTDPERAKTVMFVALQISAALATLCEPFLPFTSEKLKKILNVPSNEGALKWEEVTEKGTLIPTGHKIGKAELLFSKIEDEQIQQQLDKLEATKAANEVDNKKAEPQKEECTFEDFTKMDLRVGTIVEASKMPKADKLLVLKIDTGIDVRTIVSGIAKSFKAEDIIGKKVTVLVNLAPRKLRGVESQGMILMTENAEGKLVFLNPDEEGATNGTVIS, from the coding sequence ATGAGCAATTCACCGCAAAGATATACTATTACAGCAGCTTTACCTTATACCAACGGGCCCATTCATATTGGGCACTTGGCTGGAGTTTATGTGCCTGCAGATATTTATGTACGATATTTAAGAATGCAGGGAAAAGATGTGGCATTTGTTTGTGGAAGTGATGAGCATGGAGTTGCAATCCCTATGAAGGCCAAGAAGGAGGGTGTTACACCGCAACAACTTATTGATAAATATCATGGCATCATCAAACAATCTTTTGTGGATTTTGGAGTGACTTTCGATAATTATTCGCGGACATCCAGTAAGATCCATCATGAAACGGCTTCAGAATTTTTTAAGAAGTTATATGAGGATGGAAAATTTATTGAAGAAACCACCGAGCAATTATACGATGCAGAAGCCAATCAGTTTCTTGCAGATCGTTTTGTAACGGGAACCTGCCCAAAATGTGGCAACCCAGAAGCCTATGGGGATCAATGTGAAAGTTGTGGTAGTTCTTTGAATGCTACAGACCTTATTAAGCCTAAATCGGCTATTACAGGTGCGGTGCCTAGTATGAAAGAAACCAAACACTGGTTCTTGCCTTTGGATCAATATGAGGGTTTTTTAAGGGAATGGATCCTGAAAGGGCATAAAAAAGATTGGAAAGCCAATGTGTACGGACAAGTAAAATCTTGGGTAGATGAAGGATTGAGAGCACGTGCGGTAACCCGGGATCTGGATTGGGGAATCCCGGTGCCTGTAGAAGGAGCTGAAGGAAAAGTGCTTTATGTATGGTTTGATGCGCCAATCGGTTACATTTCGTCTACCAAAGAATGGGCAGCACGGGAAGGAAAGAATTGGGAAGATTATTGGAAGAAGAAAGACACCAAAATGGTGCATTTTATAGGAAAGGACAATATCGTATTCCACTGTATTATTTTTCCAATTATGCTGAAAGCAGAAGGGAGTTATATTCTTCCAGAAAATGTACCGGCAAACGAGTTTTTGAATTTGGAGGGGAAAAAGCTTTCCACTTCCAAAAACTGGGCAGTGTGGCTACATGAATATTTGGAAGATTTTCCAAATCAGCAAGATGTGTTAAGGTATACACTTACCGCCAACGCCCCTGAAACCAAGGATAACGATTTTACCTGGAAGGATTTTCAGGCCAGGAACAACAATGAGTTGGTTGCGATCTTCGGGAATTTCATTAATCGTGCAGTCGTGCTTACAGATAAATATTATGAAGGAGTGGTTCCAGCACCAGGAGATTTCACTGAAGTTGATGAAGAAACCTTAGCTGCAGTAAAAGCATATCCCGCGGTAATTGCAAGTTCTTTAGAGCGATACAGGTTTAGGGAAGCGCAAGGGGAGTTAATGAACTTGGCCCGACTTGGCAATAAATACCTAGCCGATGAAGAGCCTTGGAAAGTGATTAAAACTGACCCGGAAAGAGCGAAAACTGTAATGTTTGTAGCGCTTCAGATCTCTGCAGCTTTAGCTACTTTATGCGAACCGTTCTTACCATTTACTTCAGAGAAGTTGAAAAAGATATTAAATGTTCCTTCCAATGAAGGAGCTCTTAAATGGGAAGAAGTAACCGAAAAAGGTACTTTGATTCCTACAGGACATAAAATAGGGAAAGCTGAATTGCTTTTCAGTAAAATTGAAGATGAACAAATTCAACAACAATTAGATAAATTGGAAGCAACTAAAGCCGCTAACGAAGTCGATAATAAAAAAGCAGAACCACAAAAAGAAGAATGTACTTTCGAAGATTTCACCAAAATGGATCTTCGAGTTGGAACCATCGTTGAAGCTTCAAAAATGCCAAAAGCAGATAAATTATTGGTGTTAAAAATAGATACGGGAATCGATGTGCGCACCATTGTTTCGGGAATCGCAAAGAGCTTTAAAGCTGAAGATATTATTGGTAAAAAAGTAACTGTATTGGTTAATCTTGCTCCACGTAAGTTAAGAGGAGTAGAGAGCCAGGGAATGATTTTAATGACAGAGAATGCTGAAGGAAAATTGGTGTTCTTGAATCCCGATGAAGAGGGAGCAACTAATGGGACTGTCATTAGTTAG
- a CDS encoding GIY-YIG nuclease family protein has product MKLYYVYILECSDTLLYTGITNSISRRITEHNSGLNKTCFTFKRRPVNLIFSQEFTNVNQAIYFEKKIKKWSAVKKRALAKEDELLLHLLAECRNDSHFRNKH; this is encoded by the coding sequence ATGAAACTCTATTATGTTTATATCCTAGAATGTTCAGATACCCTTTTATATACGGGTATCACCAACAGTATATCTCGGAGAATTACAGAACATAATTCAGGATTGAATAAAACGTGTTTCACCTTTAAAAGAAGACCCGTAAACCTTATTTTTAGTCAAGAATTTACTAATGTGAATCAGGCTATCTACTTTGAAAAGAAAATTAAAAAGTGGAGTGCAGTCAAGAAAAGAGCTTTAGCCAAGGAAGATGAATTGCTGTTACATCTTTTAGCTGAATGCAGAAATGATTCGCATTTTAGGAATAAACATTGA